A portion of the uncultured Draconibacterium sp. genome contains these proteins:
- a CDS encoding superoxide dismutase has product MAFELPKLGYDYTALEPHIDARTMEIHHSKHHAGYTNNLNGAVEGTDLAGKSIEEILSGVSAQSTAVRNNGGGFFNHNLYWEVIAPGGAQAPEGVLLDAVNDSFGSIENFQEAFTKAALTRFGSGWAWLVLQNNKLVVSSTPNQDNPLMDVAEVQGTPILGIDVWEHAYYLNYQNRRPDYVNAFWNIINWDEVARRFKG; this is encoded by the coding sequence ATGGCATTTGAATTACCAAAATTAGGATACGATTACACGGCACTTGAGCCACATATTGATGCAAGAACAATGGAAATCCATCACAGTAAGCACCACGCAGGTTACACAAATAACCTTAATGGGGCAGTTGAAGGAACTGATCTTGCAGGAAAATCAATAGAAGAAATTTTAAGTGGCGTGTCTGCACAATCAACCGCAGTACGCAACAATGGTGGTGGATTTTTTAACCACAATTTGTACTGGGAAGTAATTGCACCGGGTGGTGCACAGGCTCCGGAAGGAGTTTTGTTAGACGCAGTAAATGATTCATTTGGAAGCATAGAAAATTTTCAGGAAGCCTTCACCAAGGCAGCTTTGACTCGCTTTGGGTCGGGTTGGGCATGGTTGGTTCTTCAAAACAATAAGCTGGTGGTTTCGTCTACGCCCAATCAGGATAATCCGCTGATGGATGTGGCCGAAGTTCAGGGAACTCCAATTTTGGGGATTGATGTATGGGAACATGCATATTACCTGAACTACCAAAACAGACGTCCGGATTATGTGAATGCATTCTGGAATATCATCAACTGGGATGAAGTCGCCAGGCGGTTTAAAGGTTAG